From the Phaeobacter inhibens DSM 16374 genome, one window contains:
- the rfbC gene encoding dTDP-4-dehydrorhamnose 3,5-epimerase, translating to MQIEDTDLPGVKILTPARFGDARGFFCESWNKARMAEAGLNFDFVQDNHSLSMEVGTLRGLHFQAPPHAQAKLVRCGQGALFDVAVDIRKGSPTYGRWTGVELSAANGRQLLIPAGFLHGFITRSPGTEVLYKCDAYYAPDCDGGVAWDSCGIDWGFDATPVLSEKDAAAPLFEDFDSPFVWEG from the coding sequence ATGCAGATTGAAGACACGGACCTGCCGGGGGTGAAGATCCTGACACCGGCGCGGTTTGGCGATGCGCGGGGGTTTTTCTGCGAGAGCTGGAACAAGGCGCGGATGGCCGAGGCGGGGCTCAACTTCGATTTCGTGCAGGACAATCATTCGCTGTCGATGGAGGTTGGCACCCTGCGTGGGCTGCATTTTCAGGCGCCACCCCATGCCCAGGCCAAGCTGGTGCGCTGCGGCCAGGGGGCGCTGTTTGATGTGGCGGTGGATATCCGCAAAGGCTCGCCCACATACGGGCGCTGGACCGGGGTGGAGCTGTCGGCGGCAAATGGCCGTCAGCTGCTGATCCCGGCGGGGTTTCTGCATGGATTCATCACCCGCAGCCCCGGCACCGAAGTCCTGTATAAATGCGATGCGTATTACGCGCCGGACTGTGACGGCGGGGTGGCCTGGGACAGCTGCGGTATTGACTGGGGCTTTGACGCTACACCGGTTCTTTCTGAAAAGGATGCTGCGGCGCCCCTGTTTGAAGACTTCGACAGCCCCTTCGTGTGGGAAGGATAA
- a CDS encoding M10 family metallopeptidase C-terminal domain-containing protein, which translates to MPTYQDYRALLVDGADGWHEGSEVIRYHFLTSVPDYYDYDPDFGDYDVGGEYLPEGATVNMDPAERQMMLQAVAAWNEVANLNLIPARGGTADLTFASAHFADAGLFGFIADFPDPSDLGTRPSPAGDLWLNNSNPDQYVPGIGPILGHTSWNTYLHELGHALGLHHPNEMPENPTTPGQFTVMSYLPHPGEADLDQDLQGWALTPMLWDMQALQALYGANTETRTDATSYFGDGDGRGGQAYQYGADGMTVQGGDGVARNVSLTIWDAGGQDLIDASDVAGDSRIDLRPGQYSTIGALENNVAMAAAVRVDGRTLNLIEDAWGGAGNDHLIGNGAANELAGNAGRDTLAGARNSDVLIGGQGSDRLQGGKGHDALEGGRGRDTLKGGAGQDTLDGGDGNDRMAGGRGADVFVFSQGADVVIDFQSNDRIDMRATTGVSDFADLRDDHLEVRGADLVIRDDNGWSLTLQDTAFDVLRADDFLF; encoded by the coding sequence ATGCCAACCTATCAGGATTACCGGGCGCTTCTGGTAGACGGGGCCGACGGCTGGCATGAGGGCAGCGAGGTCATTCGCTATCACTTTCTAACCTCGGTGCCGGACTATTACGACTATGATCCGGATTTTGGCGATTATGACGTCGGCGGAGAATACCTGCCCGAGGGGGCGACGGTGAATATGGATCCCGCCGAGCGGCAGATGATGCTGCAGGCGGTGGCGGCCTGGAATGAGGTGGCCAATCTGAACCTGATCCCGGCCCGGGGCGGGACGGCGGATCTGACCTTTGCCAGCGCGCATTTTGCGGATGCCGGGCTGTTTGGTTTTATCGCCGATTTTCCAGACCCCTCCGATCTGGGCACGCGCCCCTCTCCCGCCGGGGATCTCTGGCTCAACAACAGCAATCCCGATCAATATGTGCCGGGCATCGGGCCGATACTGGGGCATACCAGCTGGAACACCTATCTGCATGAGCTGGGCCATGCCCTTGGGCTGCATCACCCCAATGAGATGCCCGAGAATCCCACAACCCCTGGCCAGTTCACGGTGATGTCTTACCTGCCGCATCCCGGTGAAGCGGATCTGGACCAGGATCTTCAGGGCTGGGCGCTGACGCCGATGTTGTGGGATATGCAGGCGCTGCAGGCGCTTTATGGTGCCAATACAGAGACCCGCACCGATGCCACCAGCTATTTCGGGGACGGTGACGGGCGCGGCGGTCAAGCCTATCAATATGGCGCGGATGGCATGACCGTGCAGGGTGGTGACGGGGTGGCGCGCAATGTCAGCCTGACCATTTGGGATGCCGGCGGGCAGGATCTGATTGATGCCTCCGATGTGGCGGGCGACAGCCGGATCGACCTGCGGCCCGGGCAGTATTCCACCATCGGGGCGCTGGAGAACAATGTCGCCATGGCCGCCGCCGTGCGGGTGGATGGCCGCACCCTGAACCTGATCGAAGACGCCTGGGGCGGGGCAGGCAACGACCATCTGATCGGCAATGGCGCCGCCAATGAGCTGGCGGGCAATGCCGGGCGCGACACGCTGGCCGGGGCGCGCAACAGCGATGTGCTGATCGGCGGGCAGGGCAGTGACCGGCTGCAGGGCGGCAAGGGCCATGACGCGCTGGAGGGCGGACGCGGACGCGACACGCTGAAAGGCGGCGCCGGACAGGACACGCTGGACGGTGGCGACGGCAATGACCGTATGGCCGGGGGTCGGGGCGCGGATGTCTTTGTGTTCTCGCAAGGGGCGGATGTGGTGATTGATTTTCAGAGCAACGACCGCATCGATATGCGCGCCACCACCGGGGTCTCGGATTTTGCCGATCTGCGCGATGATCACCTTGAGGTCCGTGGCGCGGATCTGGTGATCCGGGATGACAACGGCTGGTCGCTCACCCTGCAGGACACGGCGTTTGACGTTCTCAGGGCGGATGACTTTCTGTTTTGA
- a CDS encoding calcium-binding protein, producing the protein MDLQFAGRFGANDQLLDSDLRDLEIHQGANGALQLFAVSGLNGGIASYGLGRGAPVLRDSLYHRALGLAGGEATLAEIGGETRLLVEGSTRSALAFHQIGGNGQLSAQQQASLPGAGAAGLAATVAGDLSGGGSVVYGLANGQLSGWQLSAGGTPGTEVATRGAAAAYARPGAVALELADLGGGAQVLLLADRMEQGIQSYRVDPDNGALSVADSLGAADGLGLAEPTAVESFTAFGSSWAVVAAAGSGSLSLIALGRDGQMSLSDHVLDTAATRFGGVTALEVVEVAGEMLVLAAGSDDGLALFRILPEGQLVHVMSLAQASGTEDAGLGLENVTALAAAVVGGDLQIFASSGRAEGVSQFTLSLAELGDVITTDGGRISGTGAADVLAGGIGAVLSGGAGADVFVLRPAEEGRSGSLRITDFEAGQDSLDLSGFDGLRSLEGLQIRSRSDGAVITHQAADGSRTEVVVQSRDGGSLETADLFADGFVFADRMLPPAEAPDPMRYGSGGADRITARSAGDQINGLEGNDTLLGGDGRDSLWGDDGHDRLIGGKGVDRLRGQAGNDVLLGQDARDLLVGGDGRDTLDGGRGGDRLLGGADADLLRGGGENDLLRGGAQGDRLLGQSGRDKLFGQKGNDLLDGGGGHDTLTGGAGADVFVFGAGHGSDRIRDFTQGEDVLHLGRLARAGIAEDMGDLTLQQQGDHTLILTGAGDILLLNQTAAELSADDFIF; encoded by the coding sequence ATGGATCTACAGTTTGCAGGACGGTTCGGGGCCAATGATCAACTGCTGGACAGCGATCTGCGTGATCTGGAAATCCATCAGGGGGCCAATGGCGCGCTGCAATTGTTTGCGGTCAGCGGGCTGAACGGCGGCATTGCCAGCTATGGGCTGGGCCGCGGTGCGCCGGTGCTGCGCGACAGCCTGTATCACCGCGCGTTGGGGCTGGCGGGGGGCGAGGCGACCCTGGCCGAGATCGGCGGTGAGACGCGGTTGCTGGTGGAGGGCAGCACCCGCAGCGCCCTGGCGTTTCATCAGATCGGCGGCAATGGTCAGCTGTCGGCGCAGCAGCAGGCCAGCCTGCCCGGCGCGGGCGCTGCCGGGCTGGCGGCGACGGTGGCGGGGGATCTGAGCGGCGGCGGATCGGTGGTCTACGGGCTGGCCAATGGCCAGTTGAGCGGCTGGCAGCTGAGCGCGGGCGGCACCCCCGGCACAGAGGTCGCCACCCGTGGCGCGGCAGCGGCCTACGCACGCCCCGGTGCGGTGGCGCTGGAGCTGGCGGATCTGGGGGGCGGCGCGCAGGTGCTGCTGTTGGCGGATCGCATGGAGCAGGGGATACAGAGCTACCGGGTGGATCCCGACAATGGCGCGCTGAGCGTGGCGGACAGTCTGGGGGCGGCGGATGGGCTGGGTCTGGCCGAACCCACCGCGGTGGAGAGCTTCACCGCCTTTGGCAGCAGCTGGGCGGTGGTTGCGGCGGCGGGCAGCGGCTCGCTCAGCCTGATTGCGCTGGGGCGCGATGGTCAGATGAGCCTGAGCGATCATGTGCTGGACACCGCCGCCACCCGTTTTGGCGGGGTCACCGCGCTGGAGGTGGTGGAGGTCGCAGGCGAAATGCTGGTGCTGGCGGCGGGCAGCGACGACGGGCTGGCGCTGTTTCGGATCCTGCCCGAGGGCCAGCTGGTGCATGTCATGAGCCTCGCCCAGGCCAGTGGCACTGAGGATGCCGGGCTGGGGCTGGAGAATGTCACCGCGCTGGCGGCGGCAGTGGTGGGGGGGGATCTGCAGATCTTTGCCAGCTCGGGTCGCGCCGAAGGGGTGTCGCAGTTCACCCTGTCACTGGCAGAGCTGGGCGATGTCATCACCACCGACGGCGGCCGGATCAGCGGCACCGGCGCGGCGGATGTGCTGGCCGGCGGCATCGGCGCGGTGCTGAGCGGTGGCGCGGGGGCGGATGTCTTTGTGCTGCGCCCGGCCGAGGAGGGGCGCAGTGGCAGCCTGCGCATTACGGATTTTGAGGCGGGTCAGGACAGTCTGGATCTGTCGGGATTTGACGGTCTGCGCAGCCTGGAGGGGCTGCAGATCCGCAGCCGCAGCGATGGCGCCGTGATCACCCATCAGGCGGCGGATGGCAGCCGCACCGAAGTTGTGGTGCAAAGCCGGGATGGCGGCAGTCTGGAGACGGCGGATCTTTTTGCGGATGGGTTTGTCTTTGCCGACCGGATGCTGCCCCCCGCCGAGGCGCCGGATCCGATGCGCTATGGCAGCGGCGGTGCCGACCGGATCACCGCGCGCAGCGCTGGCGACCAGATCAACGGTCTGGAGGGCAATGACACGCTGCTGGGCGGCGACGGGCGCGACAGCCTCTGGGGGGATGACGGGCATGACCGGCTGATCGGCGGCAAGGGGGTGGACCGGCTGCGGGGGCAGGCGGGCAATGATGTGCTGCTGGGGCAGGATGCACGCGATCTTCTGGTGGGTGGGGACGGGCGCGACACGCTGGATGGCGGTCGCGGCGGGGATCGCCTGTTGGGCGGGGCGGATGCGGATCTGCTGCGTGGCGGTGGAGAGAACGACCTGTTGCGCGGCGGGGCCCAGGGCGATCGCCTGCTGGGACAAAGCGGCCGGGATAAGCTGTTTGGTCAGAAAGGCAACGATCTGCTGGATGGCGGCGGTGGTCATGACACGCTGACCGGCGGCGCGGGGGCGGATGTTTTCGTGTTCGGGGCAGGTCATGGCAGTGACCGGATCCGCGATTTCACGCAGGGTGAGGATGTCCTTCACCTTGGGCGTCTGGCGCGGGCAGGTATCGCCGAAGATATGGGCGATCTGACCCTGCAGCAGCAGGGGGATCACACGCTGATCCTGACCGGGGCTGGGGATATCCTGCTGCTCAATCAGACTGCGGCAGAGCTGAGCGCGGATGATTTTATCTTCTGA
- the rfbA gene encoding glucose-1-phosphate thymidylyltransferase RfbA, with protein sequence MTTGTSGAGRKGIILAGGSGTRLYPITMAVSKQLLPLYDKPMIYYPLSVLMLAGIREICVITTPQDQDQFTRLLGDGSQWGISLTYVEQPSPDGLAQAFVLAEDFLDGAPSALVLGDNVFFGHGLPKLLAAADAQTSGGTVFGYHVADPERYGVVDFDAEGRAREIIEKPAVPPSNYAVTGLYFLDGSAPERARQVTPSPRGELEITDLLQMYLDQGALRVETMGRGYAWLDTGTHGSLLDAGNFVRTLQERQGLQTGCPEEIAHEAGWIDAAQLRTRAEMFAKNAYGAYLERLLN encoded by the coding sequence ATGACCACAGGCACATCCGGCGCGGGCCGCAAAGGCATCATTCTGGCAGGTGGTTCGGGCACCCGGCTCTATCCGATCACCATGGCGGTCAGCAAACAGCTCTTGCCGCTCTATGACAAGCCGATGATTTATTACCCCCTGTCGGTGCTGATGCTGGCAGGTATCCGCGAGATCTGCGTCATCACCACGCCGCAGGATCAGGATCAGTTCACCCGGCTTCTGGGCGATGGCAGCCAGTGGGGCATCTCTCTTACCTATGTGGAGCAGCCCAGCCCCGACGGTCTGGCGCAGGCCTTTGTGCTGGCCGAAGACTTTCTGGATGGCGCGCCCTCGGCGCTGGTGCTGGGGGACAATGTGTTCTTTGGCCATGGTCTGCCAAAACTGCTGGCGGCGGCGGATGCGCAGACCAGCGGCGGCACCGTTTTTGGCTATCACGTGGCGGATCCGGAACGCTATGGCGTGGTGGATTTCGACGCCGAGGGCCGCGCCCGCGAGATCATCGAAAAACCCGCCGTGCCGCCGTCGAACTATGCGGTGACGGGGCTGTATTTCCTGGATGGCAGTGCGCCGGAACGGGCGCGGCAGGTCACGCCCAGCCCACGTGGTGAGCTGGAGATCACCGATCTGTTGCAGATGTATCTGGACCAAGGCGCCCTCCGGGTGGAGACCATGGGCCGCGGTTATGCCTGGCTGGACACCGGCACCCATGGATCGCTGCTGGATGCGGGCAATTTCGTGCGCACCCTGCAAGAGCGCCAGGGGCTGCAGACCGGCTGCCCCGAGGAAATCGCCCATGAGGCAGGCTGGATTGACGCCGCCCAGCTGCGCACCCGCGCCGAGATGTTCGCCAAAAACGCCTATGGTGCCTATCTGGAACGGCTGCTGAACTGA
- the rfbB gene encoding dTDP-glucose 4,6-dehydratase produces MKILVTGGAGFIGSAVVRLAVARGHQVVNLDALTYAACLDNVADVAGNPNYAFEQVDIRDRAALDTVFARHRPDVVMHLAAESHVDRSIDGPGDFIETNITGTYQMLEAARKYWAEAGRPEAFRFHHISTDEVYGSLPADPSVMFTEETGYDPRSPYSASKAASDHLVRAWGETYGLPVVLTNCSNNYGPYHFPEKLIPVVILNALAGKPLPIYGDGSNVRDWLYVEDHADALLLVVSKGRVGRSYNIGGENERSNLELVETLCAILDEKQPREDGGSYKDQITFVTDRPGHDARYAIDPSRIRDELGWRPSVTVEEGLEKTVQWYLDNESWWRALQSRDGVGQRLGTGK; encoded by the coding sequence ATGAAGATTTTGGTGACAGGTGGCGCTGGGTTCATCGGCTCGGCCGTTGTCCGACTGGCGGTGGCGCGCGGCCATCAGGTGGTGAACCTCGATGCGCTGACCTATGCGGCCTGTCTGGACAATGTGGCGGATGTGGCGGGCAACCCCAATTACGCCTTTGAGCAGGTCGATATCCGCGATCGCGCCGCATTAGACACTGTTTTTGCCCGGCACCGCCCGGATGTGGTGATGCATCTGGCCGCAGAATCCCATGTCGACCGCTCCATCGACGGGCCCGGTGATTTCATTGAGACCAATATCACCGGCACCTATCAGATGCTGGAAGCGGCGCGCAAATACTGGGCCGAGGCGGGCCGCCCGGAGGCCTTCCGGTTCCATCATATCTCCACCGATGAGGTCTATGGCAGCCTGCCTGCCGACCCGAGTGTGATGTTCACCGAAGAGACCGGCTATGACCCGCGCTCGCCCTATTCCGCCAGCAAGGCCGCCAGCGATCATCTGGTGCGCGCCTGGGGCGAGACCTATGGCCTGCCGGTGGTGCTGACCAATTGCTCCAACAACTACGGTCCCTATCATTTCCCCGAAAAGCTGATCCCGGTGGTGATCCTCAATGCGCTGGCGGGCAAACCGCTGCCGATCTACGGCGATGGCTCCAATGTGCGCGACTGGCTTTATGTGGAGGATCATGCCGATGCGCTGCTCTTGGTGGTCTCCAAGGGGCGCGTGGGGCGCAGCTACAATATCGGCGGCGAGAATGAGCGCAGCAATCTGGAGCTGGTCGAGACGCTCTGTGCGATCCTTGACGAGAAACAGCCTCGGGAGGACGGAGGATCTTACAAGGACCAGATCACATTTGTGACGGACCGGCCGGGCCATGATGCCCGCTATGCCATCGACCCCTCCCGTATCCGCGACGAACTGGGCTGGCGGCCCAGCGTCACCGTGGAGGAAGGTCTGGAGAAGACCGTGCAGTGGTATCTGGACAATGAGAGCTGGTGGCGCGCGCTGCAAAGCCGCGACGGCGTTGGCCAGCGGCTGGGGACGGGAAAGTGA
- the rfbD gene encoding dTDP-4-dehydrorhamnose reductase: MILVFGKTGQVARELAADETVTCLSRDQADLTDPAACAEVIRAHAPAAVINAAAYTVVDRAEAEEDLATLINGTTPGVMAETCATLGIPFVTLSTDYVFDGKGSSPWHPDEPVAPLNAYGRSKQLGEAAVRLTGGTHVILRTSWVVSAHGSNFVKTMLRLGKERERMRVVADQIGAPTPARAIAAACIEIARQLIADPEKSGTYHFAGQPETSWAGVATEIFTEAEIPCAVAEIPSSAYPTAAPRPLNSRLDCSTLERVFGITRPDWQAGLKDILKDLGERA; this comes from the coding sequence ATGATCCTTGTTTTTGGCAAAACCGGTCAGGTGGCGCGGGAGCTGGCGGCCGATGAAACCGTCACCTGCCTGAGCCGCGATCAGGCGGATCTCACGGATCCTGCGGCCTGCGCCGAGGTGATCCGCGCCCATGCGCCTGCGGCGGTGATCAATGCCGCCGCCTATACGGTTGTGGACCGGGCCGAGGCGGAGGAGGATCTGGCGACACTGATCAATGGCACCACCCCCGGTGTCATGGCCGAAACCTGCGCCACGCTGGGCATTCCCTTTGTGACCCTCTCCACCGATTATGTTTTCGACGGCAAGGGCAGCAGCCCCTGGCATCCGGATGAACCGGTGGCGCCGCTCAATGCCTATGGGCGCTCCAAACAGCTTGGCGAGGCGGCCGTGCGCCTGACGGGGGGGACGCATGTGATCCTGCGCACCTCCTGGGTGGTGTCGGCTCATGGCAGTAATTTCGTCAAGACCATGCTGCGTCTGGGCAAAGAGCGCGAGCGGATGCGTGTGGTGGCCGATCAGATCGGCGCGCCCACCCCGGCCCGCGCCATCGCCGCCGCCTGTATCGAGATTGCCCGTCAGCTGATCGCAGATCCTGAAAAATCCGGCACCTATCATTTTGCAGGCCAGCCCGAGACCAGCTGGGCCGGGGTCGCCACCGAGATTTTCACCGAGGCAGAAATCCCCTGTGCGGTGGCGGAAATCCCCAGTTCGGCCTATCCGACCGCGGCGCCGCGGCCGTTGAACTCACGGCTGGATTGCAGCACTCTGGAGCGGGTTTTTGGCATCACACGCCCGGACTGGCAGGCCGGGCTGAAGGATATTCTGAAGGATCTGGGAGAGCGGGCATGA
- a CDS encoding DUF2793 domain-containing protein, whose translation MSDPLSETTPRLALPYLMPAQAQKHVTHNEALRMLDALVQLRLEGFDATTPPAIPTEGAAYGLADSPTDAWAGQGGRLAIWQDAAWQFLTPQPGWRAWVPADQALRVWDGTQWQLPPLSGDRLDRLGIATDADASNRLSLRSPASLLSHDGGGHQLKINKASGSDTASLLFQSNWAGHAEMGLAGNTDFTVKLSPDGSSWDAAMVLKSANGRAGFGTYDPGARLEVSGDDSTLLALTATGSSQDYLTAGDGSGAMFRLSQTGNGYCDGAWTGGGADYAEFFEWEDGNPDGEDRRGVSVVMAGDRIRAAQPGETPIGVISTTPSILGNDDGGRWQGRSLRDGFGAMLRGAGGAPCLNPAYDPTRPYRSRAERVEWDMVGLLGRLRLRTGQPTDPRWIRLRALRPGKNTPPEGLEDWLIR comes from the coding sequence ATGTCAGACCCCCTCTCTGAAACCACGCCCCGTCTTGCCCTGCCCTATCTGATGCCAGCGCAGGCGCAAAAACATGTGACCCATAATGAGGCGCTGCGCATGCTGGATGCGCTGGTGCAGCTGCGGCTTGAGGGGTTTGACGCCACCACCCCGCCCGCAATCCCGACCGAAGGGGCCGCCTATGGGCTGGCCGACAGCCCGACCGATGCCTGGGCCGGTCAGGGCGGGCGGCTGGCGATCTGGCAGGATGCCGCCTGGCAGTTCCTGACGCCACAGCCGGGCTGGCGCGCCTGGGTGCCGGCGGATCAGGCCCTGCGGGTCTGGGATGGCACCCAATGGCAACTGCCGCCGCTGAGCGGCGACCGGCTGGACCGCTTGGGCATTGCCACAGACGCCGATGCCAGCAACCGCCTGTCCCTGCGCAGCCCCGCCAGTCTGCTCAGCCATGATGGCGGCGGCCACCAGCTGAAGATCAACAAGGCCTCGGGCAGCGACACCGCCAGCCTGCTGTTTCAGTCGAACTGGGCTGGCCATGCCGAGATGGGGCTGGCGGGCAATACCGATTTCACCGTGAAACTCTCACCTGATGGCAGCAGCTGGGATGCCGCCATGGTGCTGAAATCCGCCAATGGACGTGCCGGCTTTGGCACCTATGATCCCGGCGCCCGTCTGGAGGTCAGCGGTGATGACAGCACGCTTCTGGCGCTGACCGCGACGGGCAGTTCGCAGGATTACCTGACCGCCGGCGATGGCAGCGGCGCGATGTTCCGCCTGAGCCAGACCGGTAATGGCTATTGCGATGGCGCCTGGACCGGCGGCGGTGCGGATTATGCGGAATTCTTCGAATGGGAGGATGGCAATCCGGACGGAGAAGACCGGCGCGGGGTCTCCGTGGTGATGGCCGGCGACCGGATCCGCGCCGCCCAGCCCGGTGAAACGCCGATCGGGGTGATTTCCACAACCCCGTCGATCCTCGGCAATGACGACGGCGGGCGCTGGCAGGGTCGCAGCCTGCGCGATGGCTTTGGCGCCATGCTGCGCGGGGCTGGCGGCGCGCCCTGTCTCAATCCGGCCTATGACCCCACCCGCCCCTATCGCAGCCGCGCCGAGCGGGTGGAATGGGATATGGTCGGCCTCCTGGGCCGGCTGCGCCTGCGCACAGGCCAGCCCACCGATCCCCGCTGGATCCGCCTGCGCGCGCTGCGGCCCGGCAAAAACACCCCACCCGAGGGGCTGGAAGACTGGCTGATCCGCTAG